GCCGATGTCGTCGTCCATGCCGACGATGTTGGTGTAGGTGTGGTGCGAGTAGTTGTGGGCGCGTTTCCACTGCTCCGACGGTCCGGTCTGATCCCACTCCCACGAGGTGGAATGAATCTCCGGATCGTTCATCCAATCCCACTGCCCGTGCATCACATTGTGGCCGAGCTCCATGTTCTCGATGATCTTCGCGACGCTGAGCATCGCAGTCCCGGCAAGCCATGCCGGTCGATATTTGCTACCGAGCAGCACTGCGCGCCCGCCGAGCTCGAGCAGACGCTGCACCCTGATGGTCCGACGGATGTAGGCCGCATCGCGCTCGCCGCGGCTGTCTTCGACGTCGCGGCGGATCGCATCCAGTTCACGACCGAACGCTTCCATGTCTTCTTCGCTCAGGTGCGCGAATTCTTTGATATCGGTGATGGCCACCGGGTCCTCCAACAGTTGAGTGCAGTGCCCGAAATATCGTGGTTCGGCATGGGCAACCTACGTAAGCGTAACCGAACAGCCTGAGAAGGCAGTGTGCGAAAAACAGACCTACAGTTCCAATGTGCAGTCGCCCGCAGCAGCGGAAATGCACGTTTGCACACGATCGCCCTCGCTGTGCTCCTTGCCGGAACGGAGGTCGATGACGTGCCCTGCGGTCAACGGGACCACACACGTCTGGCAGATACCCATCCGGCAGCCGAACGGCATCTGAACTCCGAGACTCTCGCCGGCTTCGAGAAGGCTCGTAGCCCCGTCGACAGCAATGTTCCGGTCGGATTTGGAGAACGTAACGGTGCCGCCGGCACCGGAAGTGTCGGCTCGGGAGATCTCGAACCTCTCGAGGTGAAGCCTGTCCTCGATGCCCTCGCGCTTCCAGGTCTTCTCGATCTCTTCGAGGAGGGCCGCGGGGCCACAGGCCCAGGTGTCGCGCGTCCGCCAATCGGGGTACAGCTCGTCCAGCGAGGCCAGCGCGAACTTGCCGTCGGATCGCGTCAGCTGCACATGAGAGGTGAAGTCGGTATGAGATTTCTCCAACGCGGAGAGCTCGGCGGCGAACATGACCTCGTCCTCGGTGGGAGCCGAATGGATGTGCACCGTGTCGGGCATGTCCCCGTGTCGATCCAGTGCGCGCAGCATCGAGATGATCGGAGTGATACCACTGCCCGCAGTGACGAACAGGATCTTGTTCGGCGGCGGAACCGGCAGCGCGAAATTCCCCTTCGGCGCGGCCAGCCGAACGATTGTTCCCTGCGGCACGCCGCCGACGAGGTGCGAGGACAGGAAGCCCTCGGGCATCGCCTTGACCGTGATGGAAATCAGTTTGTCTTCCCAGTTCGGCGGCGAGGTCAGCGAGTACGACCGCCAGTGCCACCGTCCGCCGAGGTGCAAACCGATTCCGATGTACTGACCCGGCTGGTAGTCGAAATTGAAGCCCCACCCAGGCCTGATCACCAGCGTCACCGCGGTCGCGGTCTCCTGCTCCACTCGCACGATGCGGCCTCGCAACTCACGCGCCGACCACAACGGGTTCGCCAGATGCAGGTAGTCGTCCGGCAACAAGGGAGTGGTGATACGGGTGAAAGCACCGCGCACCATGTTCAGTCTGGGACGCCTGGGTGCCGAGACGCCGGCCGCAGGAGCTTCCAGCCATTTCTTCAGATCCATCGGGTGTTCCATTCCCTCGATCGAGACTCCGAGCCGCATCCGGCCATCGAGGTTACGCTACCGTAGGTTCGGGGTCAGGGTCACCTTTGCCACGACGGTGCGGGGACGATCACAGCGTAATCACAGCAGTTCGAGGAGAAACGACAACTCCTGCGGGGCGTACCACGCCAACGTGTGATCCTCGGCGTCTCCGAGCACGAACTCCGCGTCGGCGTCACCCATGTCGGCAGCATCGACGGCCGCCGCAGCCTTCGCGACTGCCGATTCTGCCCCTTCGAGATCGACGTGCACCGACGCGACCTGATCCATCCGCAGGGGCTCTTTCAACCGGACGACGGCATCGTCGAGATCGGGTCGCAGGGTGGGGTCGTCCACATCGGCTGCGATCACCGCTCGTCGATACACCACCCCCTCGGCGACCGTGCCGGAGTCGGCTTCGTCGTCGACGGCCGCCGCGATCAAGCGCAGCGAGGCCCTGGCGGCCTCCCCCATCGCCACCTCGGCCAGCTCCTCGTCGTCGCCGGAGGAATATGCCTCACGCAGAGTCGGCGTCACCGCGAACGCCGTCCGCGAGACCGGGCTGAATTCACCGTCCGCCGACAACACTTTCAAGAACTCCAGCGTCGCCGGAACGTAGACACGCATTGCAGAAGACCTCACACTCTCGATTCGTTACTCGCGTCGACCAATTCTTCCAGCGACTCGTGCAGCAACGCCGTCACCACGTCCACGTCGGGCATGGCACCTCGATCGGCATTGAGCCCGAAGAACACGAAACCGTCGTACGACGTCAACCCGATACTCATCGCCTGGTTCTCGAACAACGGAGAGACCGGATACATCTCGAGCATGCGTGCGCCGCCGACGTAGAGGGGGAACTGCGGCCCGGGAGCGTTGGTCACGATGAGATTGAACACCCGCTGAGACAGTCGGCTCCCGGCCCGGGCACCCATGGCGTGCAGACTCGCAGGCGCGAATCCGGTGATGCGCATCAGTGTCTGCGCGGTGACGCCGCGACTCTGATTGGCGTGCGCCTCGGTGGCGTGTGCGATGTGCGAGAGCCGAACCACCGCATTCGACTCACCGACGGGCAGGTCGACGAGGAAGGACGAGATCTCGCTGCGATCGTCCTCGGCCGGCTCGGCAGGCCTGTCGCCCACATCGCCGAAACCGACGCGATCGGCGGAGACGTACACCGACATCGGCACCATGGCCCGGACCGTCGACGACGCGGTCACGGGTTCGCCGCGCGAAAGCAACCAGTTTCGCAGCGCGCCGGTGACGACCGCGAGCACCACGTCGTTGATCGAACAACCGAAGCGATTATGGATTTTGCGATAGTCCGACAGCTCGGTCTTGGCCACCGCGAATCTGCGGTTTCGCGAAATCGGAGCATTGAGCGGACTCGACGGAGCGCTCTGGGTCGCGGTGCGCAGCAAGGCCGCAACCTTGCCCGCAGCACGCACCGCGTCACCTGCGACACCGGCCATGCCGTTCACTGCGCCACGCAGAGCCTCGATACTCTCCCCCGGCCGCACGACCAACTCGGTCAGCGCGTCGATGACGAGAGCAGAATCCTTGGGCTCGCGAGCGGGCATCCACAGTTCCTCGGCAACCGGCGGCGGATTCTTGCTCGCGTCGAGGATCACCTGACCGATGTCGAGGGCGTGCTCGCCGTCGACGAGCGCCGAGTGGGACTTGGTGAAGATGGCAAAACGATTCTTCGACAGTCCCTCGACCAGGTACATCTCCCACAGAGGCCGAGTGCGGTCGAGGGGTCGCGACGTCAGCCGTGCGATCAGATCGTGCAACTGATCATCCGAACCCGGCTTCGGAAGCGCCGAGCGCCGGATGTGGTAGGTGATGTCGAAATCCGCGTCGTCGACCCATACCGGTCTGGCCAGCCCGAATGCGACTTCGCGCACTTTCTGGCGATACCGGGGAACCAGCGCCAAACGCTGTTCGACCAACGACAGCAGACGCTCGTAACTGAACCCGCTGCGCGGGGTTCGAAAGATCGCGAGCGAGCCGAGGTGCATAGGACTGCTACTGGCCTCGAGAAAATAGAACGACGCATCCTGCGCTGTCAGCCTGGTCGCCATCGCGTGTTCCAGTCTCCGTCCTTGCGTGGAGTTCGCACCCGTTCGAGTAGGCCGGGCGCGCGGTGTGGCTCGAACCTAGAGTACGTGGCGGACGAGCGCCGGTCGTGGGGTCGGTCGAGGACTCGTGTCGCCGGAATCGACCTGGTTCGTCGGGGAACCGAACACCGCCGGGGACCGTCAATGTCGGTGTGAGCGTCATGGAATCGAACGAACCGCCGGACACCCCGCGTATTTTCGGGACGAGCCCCCGACCACACGCCGAGCCGCACTGCTTCCTCTCGCGCGCCGCTCCCTTCGAGCCGCCGCTCTCGTCCACGACCGTGCACACGTGGGATCCGGTGGCGGCAACCGAGCCGAGGCCGGTGGTACATCGAACGTCGGTGCGCAGCAACCGCTCTCGACGACGCACCGAGCCGGTCGGTCGGCCGGTCGTTCCCGCCGACGCGCGGTCGTCGGCTGACCGCGCGATGCGCATGCTGATCGAAGTGATCGACCGCCGACGGAGCGCCGATCAACTCTCGGTGTTGTTCACCACACCGATGATCGACCTGGTACGAACCATCGTGCGCAACCCACCGCCGGGGCGACGGCTCGGATTCGCCGCCGTGCACCGAGTCCACGTCGTGTATCAGTCCGATGTCTCGGCAGAGATATTCGGCTCGTACACCCGCGGCCCGCGAATGTTCGCCTTCGCCGGCCGGATCGAACTGGCAGTCGATCCACGCCGTCCCGGGTGGACGGTCACGTCGTTGCGAGTGGGATGAAAGTCGCCTCGCGGTGAGGCGACCGTGATCCCCTACCTCTTGCGCTTGGAGCGAGCAGTCTTCTTGGGGGCCTTGCTCTGCGCCCTCGCCGCTTCGCGACGCTCACGGCGGGTGCCATCGACGGTGGAATCACTGCCGCCGGCCGACGCACCCGATCGGCGGACATCGGTGCCGCCACCCTCGGCCGGACCGGAGAAGGTCAATCTCTGCTCTTCCTGCTCGTCGAGACCCTTCGCCCGCAGAGCCGAGGGCACTGCAGGAGCGGCAGGCGCAGGGGCAGTGGGTGTAGGAGCCGTCGGTGCGGGTGGCGCGGCGGGTGTCGGTGCCGGGCGGCCCGAGCCCACCGGAGACGCCAGTCCCGGAGCCACGGCGAGACCTGCCGAGGCCGCAGGTCCGGCCGGAGCCGGCGTCGCCTCGACCTGCAGGTTGAACAGGAAGCCGACCGACTCCTCCTTCAGACCGTCGAGCATGCCCTGGAACATGTCGTAGCCCTCGCGCTGGTACTCGACCAGCGGGTCGCGCTGCGCCATCGCACGCAGGCCGATGCCCTCTTTGAGGTAATCCATCTCGTAGAGGTGCTCACGCCACTTGCGGTCGAGCACGGACAGCAGCACTCGCCGCTCCAGTTCGCGCATCCCGTTCTCGCCGGCGATACCGTCGATCTCGGCTTCACGGTTGGCGTAAGCCGCCCGCGCGTCCTCGAGCAGCGCCTCACGTAGTTCGTCGCGGCTGAGGTCGCCCTTCTCGCCGTCCTCGTTCTCCCCGGCCAGAACCTTGTGGTCCACGCCTACCGGGTAGAGGGTCTTGAGCGCGGTCCACAGCTGCTCGAGATCCCAGTCCTCCACGTACCCCTCAGCGGTGGCACCGTCGACGTAAGCGGTGATCACGTCGGTGATCATCCCCTCGACCTGACCCTCCATGTCGGCACCCTCGAGGATGCGCCGCCGCTCCTCGTAGATGACGGTGCGCTGCTGGTTCATCACCTCGTCGTACTTGAGGACGTTCTTGCGGATCTCGAAGTTCTGCTGCTCGACCTGGGTCTGAGCACTCTTGATGGCCTTGGACACCATCTTGGCTTCGATCGGCACATCGTCGGGCAGGTTGAGCCGGGTCATGATCGACTCGAGTGCGCCGCCGTTGAATCGGCGCATCAATTCGTCGCCGAGCGAGAGGTAGAAACGCGATTCTCCCGGGTCACCCTGACGGCCCGAGCGGCCTCGGAGCTGGTTGTCGATACGACGCGAGTCGTGCCGCTCGGTACCGAGGACGTACAGGCCGCCGGCCTCGCGAACAGTGTCCGCGTCGGCCTTGACCTGCGCCTTGACCTCTTCCAGAGCAGGCTCCCACGCGGCCTCGTACTCCTCGGGGGTCTCGACCGGGTCCAAGCCCTGCTTCCGGAGCTTCAGGTCGGCGAGGATATCCGGGTTACCGCCGAGAACGACGTCGGTACCGCGGCCGGCCATGTTGGTCGCAACCGTTACCGCGCCCTGCCGACCGGCCTCGGCGATGATGGTCGCTTCCTGCTCGTGGAACTTCGCGTTCAACACGTTGTGGGCCACGCCCCGCTTGGTGAACTGCTTCGACAGGTACTCCGAGCGCTCGACGCTGGTGGTACCGATGAGGACCGGCTGGCCCTTCTCGTGCCGCTCGACCACATCGTCGACGACGGCGTCGAACTTGGCCTCTTCGGTCTTGTAGATCAGGTCTCCGTTGTCCACGCGGACCATCGGACGGTTCGTCGGAATCGGAATGACGCCCAAACCGTAGATCTGATGCAGCTCTGCGGCCTCGGTCTCGGCCGTACCGGTCATGCCCGAGAGCTTGTCGTACAGGCGGAAGTAGTTCTGCAGTGTGATCGTGGCCAGAGTCTGGTTCTCGGCCTTGATCTCCACCTTCTCCTTGGCCTCGATTGCCTGGTGCATACCTTCGTTGTAGCGGCGTCCCACCAGGATGCGACCGGTGAACTCGTCGACGATGATGACCTCGCCGTCGCGGACGATGTAGTCCTTGTCCTTGGTGTAGAGCTCTTTGGCCTTGATCGCGTTGTTCAGGTAGTTCACCAGCGGCGAGTTGGCGGCCTCGTACAGGTTGTCGATGCCGAGCTGATCCTCGACCAATTCGACGCCTGCTTCGTGCACACCGATCGTCCGCTTACGAATGTCGACCTCGTAGTGGGTGTCCACCTTCAACATCGGCGCGATACGGGCGAACTCTCCGTACCACTTGCTCGACGCGTCGGCCGGCCCCGAGATGATCAGCGGCGTTCGAGCTTCGTCGATGAGGATCGAGTCGACCTCGTCGACGACGGCGAAGTTGTGCCCACGCTGCACGAGGTCGTCGAGCGAGTGCGTCATGTTGTCACGCAGGTAGTCGAACCCGAATTCGTTGTTGGTGCCGTAGGTGATGTCGGCGGCGTACGCGGCGCGGCGTTCCACCGGCGTCATACCGGAGAGGATCACGTCGACCGAGAGACCGAGGAAGCGGTGGACGCGGCCCATCCATTCCGAGTCACGCTTGGCGAGATAATCGTTGACCGTCACCACGTGCACACCGTCGCCCGAGATGGCGTTGAGGTAAGCGGGAAGAACACAGGTCAGCGTCTTACCTTCACCGGTCTTCATCTCGGCGATGTTGCCGAAGTGCAGAGCGGCACCGCCCATGACCTGAACATCGAAGTGCTTCTGCGAGAGAACGCGCCACGACGCCTCACGAGCAACCGAGAAGGCCTCGGGCAACAGCTGGTCCAGGCTCTCCCCTGCGGAGTACCTCTCCCTGAACTCCGCGGTCTTGCCGCGCAGTTCGTCGTCGGAAAGGCTCTCGACGTCGGGAGACAGGGTCGAGACGTGGTCAGCGATGTTCTTGAGGCGCTTGACCATGCGACCTTCACCAACACGGAGCAGCTTGGAAAACGACAGCGACGGCACGGGCTTTCTCGTCCTCGATCCTCGGTTCACGGGTACTGACACGAACAACTGCATCACGAACAACACTGCGTTGCGAACAACACTGCATCACAGTACGAGCTCACGGGTCCATCACCACGGCATCTGCGCGGCGGGTGACCCGAACGCGTCCATGGTAGGCGGTGCGGCTGCGGGCGCGGCAAACCGAGTGTCGGTCGTAGGAGATCCCGGGTCGGCCATCCGGACAACACCGACACGGCATCGACACAGCACTGCAGGCCCGACGTGGGGATCATGTCCCCCGGCATCGAGCCTGCAGCGGTGAAGTGATTTCACGGACGGCGAACGAACCCTGCCGCCGCGAACGGGCGGGTCAGGTGAGTCTGATCAAGCCGTAATCGAAGGCGTGCCGTCGATACACGACCGACGGTCGGTCGGTGGCACTGTCGTGGAACAGGAAGAAATCGTGGCCGACGAGCTCCATTTCGTACAGTGCATCGTCGACGCTCATGGGAGCGGCCGAGTGGATCTTGGTACGCACGATGTGCCCGGGGCCGCTCTGATCGTCCTCGAAGGAATCGAGCTTCGTATCGGGGTCGAGTGCCAGCGTGTCGTCCTCGGCGAGTTCGGCGGTGGCCTCGGCAACGGAGACAGGCCGTTTCTCTCCGTAATGCACCTTACGACGGTCCTTGGTTCGCCTGAGTCTGCTCTCGAGTTTCGACGTCACCGCTTCGAGGGCGGCATAGAAACTGTCGGCGCACGCTTCGGCTCGAACAACCGGACCCTTGCCCTTCGCGGTGATCTCCACGCGTTGACATGCTTTGGCCTGACGGCGATTTCGTTCGTGCTGCAGTTCGACATCGAACAAGTAGATGGAGGGATCGAAGCGCTCGAGGCGAGCCAGTTTTTCGGAGACATATATCCGGAAATGGTCCGGTATCTCGACGTTGCGGCCCTTGACCACAACGTCCGCGTTGCTCTTGGCGGGTTCTTCCGAAGGCTTCTCGTCGAAGAAAACCGAGGCTTGTGAAGGGGTCGTCACGCGTACCTCCCGATATCGGCCACGCCCACTGTTGGACGTGGCAAGTGTGCATGCCGAATGGGGAACCTTCCGGCATCAGAGTCCGGGGCATCACCTCGCATCACTGTCTCTTCGGGTCGTTCCTGGGGGCTTCGCTCCTACCCGTCAGGTCCGTGTCCGCGACGTTAGTCGGTCATCGACTCGTGTGCCACCGTTCACCGGGAATTGGTTGTCGGCGTGTCTTCCTCGGGAGCTCTCAGGCACTGGCCACGACGAGTGCGCCGGCGATGGGTACTCCGAAATCGCTTAACACTCTTGCTGATTCGGCCAGTGTGGCACCCGTGGTCACCACGTCGTCGATCAACAGAACGGTGAACGCCGCCGCCTGCGACGCACCTCCGACGAATCGTGGGCGACGCACCCCGACTGCCTCGATCCGACCCGCCACGTTGTGCTGACGTTGTCCGGCCGACAACCCGACCGAATCTCTGGCTCCACCGGACATTCGCAGCAACTCGGGCACGAGAACTCGCTCCGGTGCCAATTCTTCGGCCGCGATCCGTGCGCATCGCAGGACAGGATCACCCCCGCGCGCCCGGGCCGCGCGGGCCCGAGAGGGGGCGCAGACCAGAATCAGCGAGCCGAGCTCCGGGGGATCGATCTCACCCGCCTCACGCAGATGTCCGACGGCCCTTGCCAACGCACGTCCGAGTGGCCGAGCCACCGACCGGCGACCCCGTTCCTTCACGGCGATGACGGCGCTGCGACGGGGTCCGCTGTACGTGCCGAGAGCCCAACACGGCACACCGGGATCGACACGCGGACGAACGGGGATGGGGGGAACGAACAGTGCCTCGCGACACGCGCGGCACCAGTTCTCCCCCGGCACTCCACAACCGGCGCACTCGAGCGGGAGAACCAGATCGAGGAGTGTTCGCATGAGCGTCGAGTCTGCCCGCACCCACCGACACGGGACTCCGCGACATCAGCCGGGCAGAATCGGCACCGCTTTCACGCCGGCCAGGCCGGTGACCTCGCGCCAGTACCGGTCGCCGACCGGATCGGCGTTGTTGAGCGCAAACACTGCACGCGCGTCGGCCACGTACTCCGTTTCCGGCGACGCATCGACCGCCAGCACCGGAGTGGTGAGGTTGCGCGAAGGAAGGGCGTCCATCCTGGATCCATCGACCGTCACCTGCACCACCGGTGTGTCCGTGGCGACTCTGGCGATCACGATGGTGTCTCCGGTGGACCAGTCCAAACTGGTGGCGTCACTGCCGAGTCCGATGGCCACCGCGCGGGGTGAGGTCAACGAGTACACACCCGAGGGATCACGCACCACCGTCGCCACGTACACGACGCCGTCGACGATGAGCGCTGCTCGTACGCCGTCGCGGGCCAATCGCAGTTCGGTGATTCGGGTGCCCAAGGTCGTGACGGCGGTGGCGTCGACGGGGATCACGGAGACCTGACCGGTGGAGGGATCACGAGCGGCACGGATGACATTGGTGCCGTCGATCACCGCCCAGGCCGCATTGTCGTCCGACCCCCAGGTGGGCCGCGTGATCGACTGCCCTTCGGCCACCGGGAACGCGCCACCGTCGTAGCTGCCCACCATGAGAGTGCTCGACGGGGCAGGCGCAGGCCGCCCGGTGTCCGCGACTCCTGCCACGAGGGTGCCGTCGTTGGACAGCGCCACCGAGCGAAGATTGCGGGCCTGTCCGAAGTACCCGGGGGCGGGTGTGGTCTCCGCCTCGTCGACCTTGAGCAATCCGCCGGACGCGAGCGCGTGCAGCCCGATGGTGGCGTCGGTGCCGCCGAGTGGATCGAAGGAGTCGACGCCCGCGGTCGTCCACCCGTCGGGCTTGGTCGTATCGATCGGTTGACCGTCGGCCAGCAGCACGTACGGGCCGGCCACCTCGGCCGACGCCAGGGTCCAGATCACTTGAGCGGCAAGGAGTTCGCGATCGCGGTCACCCTTGTTCTGTAGGCCGCCGAAGTCGATCTTGATGCCGCCGAGGCCCACCCCCACCTGAGAGGTCTGACCGTCGGCCTTGGTGATCGGGCCGCGGATGCTCACGTCGTCGGACAGTTCGTTGCTCACTGCCGCCGACAGCGCCGACTTGGGACCGTCGATGAGCAGCTGCACGAGTTGATTGGCCAGCTGGTCCTGCGATCCGCTCGTCCAGCGGACATCGGGCACGAGCACGCCGCCGAGAGGATCCACGAAGTAGAGCGATCGCTGCTGATAGGTGTTCAGAAATGCGGATCGATCGATGACGACACCGGGCGGAAGCTTGGAGATACGCCATTGACCGTCCACCCGCGTCATCTCGATCGCAACGTCGAAGGTGTCCGAACCTGCCTGATACTCCCCGCCCGAGGCCAGCATCCCGGCCGTCGTCGAACGAATCGTGAACTGCGCGGTATCGGCGGTACGGGGTCCGGACAGGGTGTCGATCCGGTCCGCGACGACGGTTCGCGCCCCGTCGTCCCAGGTTCCCGACGCCTCCTCGGTGAGAAATTGCCGAGCGGCCTGATGCCTGTTGGCGGAGACGGCGCTGGCCTCGAAGAAATCGTCCAGCAAGCGATCCGGTTCGCGTCCGGGCTCGGGGGCCGGGGCACTCGTCGGCACGGCACCGTCCGTCAGGGTTCCGATTGCCTGAGGGCTGGAGGACTCGGGCAGGCTGGCACACCCACCGACGAGCGCGATCGCCAGTGCGCAGATCGCCAGTACCCGACTACCGCGACGAGCCGATCGAATCACGTCACCGACTCCGAGGCCGACGACTTCTGCGCGGACGACTTCGGGGCGGTGATCGCCGGAATCGGCTGCCCCTGCGCGTACTTCTTGGTGCTCGGCTTGAGGGGCAGTGGAGATCCGATGACCTTGTGCCCGCGCACGAGTGGCAACGTGAGTCGAAAGCATGCGCCTTCCCCCACTGCACCCCACGCTTCGAGCTTACCGTCGTGCAGTCGGGCGTCCTCGACGCTGATCGCCAGCCCGAGCCCGGTGCCGCCGGAGCGGCGGACGCGAGAGGGATCCGAGCGCCAGAACCGATTGAACACCAGCTTCTCCTCGCCGGGTCGCAGACCGATTCCCTGGTCGCGCACCACGAATGCTGCCGCATCGGCATCCGAGCGCAGGCGCAGCAGCACCGGCTTGCCTTCGCCGTGATCGAGTGCGTTGGCCAGTAGGTTCCGCAGAATCCGCTCCACCCGCCTGGGGTCCACCTCGGCGACGACCGCGGTCTCGGGCATGTCGACGATCACTTCGGTGCCGGTCTCGCGCGCCAGGTGTCGAACGGTGGACACCGCTGCGCGCGCACACATCCGAAGATCGAGCTGTTCGGCAGCCAGTTCGGCCACACCCGCATCGTGTCGACTGATCTCGAGCAGGTCGCCGAGCAAAGTCTCGAAGCGATCCAGCTCGTTGACCAGCAGCTCCGACGATCTCTTGAGTGCGGGTTCGAGATCGTCACTGGCGTCGTGAATGAGGTCGGCAGCCATCCGCACCGTGGTGAGCGGGGTCCGCAGCTCGTGGCTCACGTCGGAGGTGAACCGACGCTGCAGGTTGCCGAATTCTTCGAGCTGGGTGATCTGCTTGGACAGACTCTCGGCCATCTCGTTGAACGACATCGCCAGCCTGGCCATGTCGTCCTCACCGCGAACCGGCATGCGCTCCTTGAGCCTGCCGTCGGCGAAACGTACTGCGATGCGCGACGCGGATCGAATGGGCAGCACCACCTGCCGTGCGACGAGCATCGCGATCGCGGCGAGGAGTACCAGCAGCACCACTGCCCCGATGAACAACGTGCCGCGTACCAACGACAGTGTCCGGTCCTCGCTGGCGAGCGGGAAGATGAGATACAGCTGCAGCGCCGAGATATCGGATCCGGTGGGCGATCCCATGATGAGTGCCGATCCGGAATACCCGCCGTCACTGTCGGTCACGGTCGCGTACTGCGAACTGATCAGGCCCTTCTTGACGAAGTCGCGCAAGCTGTTCGGGATCTGATCGACCGGCCCGACCGACGCCTCGGCCCGGGTGGCGTCACCCTCCACGATCAACACCGGGTCGAACGATCCCGCCGACCCTGTGGTCGACGCGGCGTCCAGGTCCTGGTTGGTCAGCGCTGCTCGCGCTCGTTCCAGGCGCGTCGCGAGTCCGCTCGAATCGTCGGCACCAGCGAGATTGCCCTCGACGGTGGTTCGCGATCTGTCGAGCTCCTCGGTAGCCGCCGACAACTTGGCTTCGAGTAGACGATCGGTGATCTGAGAGGTCAACACCACACCGAGGATGAGGATGACCACCAGTGACAGCGTCAACGTCGACACGACGACGCGGAGCTGCAAAGACCGTCGCCAGGCATGCCCGAGCGACGTACTCAGCGAGCGAAACCACCGCAGCAAAGGGGAAAATTTGCCGTTGATTCGTCGCCGAGAGTGGGAAAAACCGATCACGGCGGTCCGGCCTTGTACCCGACCCCCCTCACGGTCAACACCACCTCAGGGTTTTCCGGATCTTTCTCGACCTTGGCGCGCAGACGCTGAACGTGGACGTTGACCAGTCGGGTGTCGGCGGCATGACGGTAGCCCCACACCTGTTCGAGCAACACCTCGCGGGTGAACACCTGACGGGGCTTGCGGGCCAACGCCACCAACAGATCGAACTCGAGTGGTGTCAGCGACACCAGTTCGTCGCCGCGGCTGACCTTGTGTGCAGGCACGTCGATCACGATGTCTGCGATCGACAACAATTCGGCGGGT
The nucleotide sequence above comes from Rhodococcoides fascians A25f. Encoded proteins:
- the secA gene encoding preprotein translocase subunit SecA gives rise to the protein MPSLSFSKLLRVGEGRMVKRLKNIADHVSTLSPDVESLSDDELRGKTAEFRERYSAGESLDQLLPEAFSVAREASWRVLSQKHFDVQVMGGAALHFGNIAEMKTGEGKTLTCVLPAYLNAISGDGVHVVTVNDYLAKRDSEWMGRVHRFLGLSVDVILSGMTPVERRAAYAADITYGTNNEFGFDYLRDNMTHSLDDLVQRGHNFAVVDEVDSILIDEARTPLIISGPADASSKWYGEFARIAPMLKVDTHYEVDIRKRTIGVHEAGVELVEDQLGIDNLYEAANSPLVNYLNNAIKAKELYTKDKDYIVRDGEVIIVDEFTGRILVGRRYNEGMHQAIEAKEKVEIKAENQTLATITLQNYFRLYDKLSGMTGTAETEAAELHQIYGLGVIPIPTNRPMVRVDNGDLIYKTEEAKFDAVVDDVVERHEKGQPVLIGTTSVERSEYLSKQFTKRGVAHNVLNAKFHEQEATIIAEAGRQGAVTVATNMAGRGTDVVLGGNPDILADLKLRKQGLDPVETPEEYEAAWEPALEEVKAQVKADADTVREAGGLYVLGTERHDSRRIDNQLRGRSGRQGDPGESRFYLSLGDELMRRFNGGALESIMTRLNLPDDVPIEAKMVSKAIKSAQTQVEQQNFEIRKNVLKYDEVMNQQRTVIYEERRRILEGADMEGQVEGMITDVITAYVDGATAEGYVEDWDLEQLWTALKTLYPVGVDHKVLAGENEDGEKGDLSRDELREALLEDARAAYANREAEIDGIAGENGMRELERRVLLSVLDRKWREHLYEMDYLKEGIGLRAMAQRDPLVEYQREGYDMFQGMLDGLKEESVGFLFNLQVEATPAPAGPAASAGLAVAPGLASPVGSGRPAPTPAAPPAPTAPTPTAPAPAAPAVPSALRAKGLDEQEEQRLTFSGPAEGGGTDVRRSGASAGGSDSTVDGTRRERREAARAQSKAPKKTARSKRKR
- a CDS encoding WS/DGAT/MGAT family O-acyltransferase, with the protein product MATRLTAQDASFYFLEASSSPMHLGSLAIFRTPRSGFSYERLLSLVEQRLALVPRYRQKVREVAFGLARPVWVDDADFDITYHIRRSALPKPGSDDQLHDLIARLTSRPLDRTRPLWEMYLVEGLSKNRFAIFTKSHSALVDGEHALDIGQVILDASKNPPPVAEELWMPAREPKDSALVIDALTELVVRPGESIEALRGAVNGMAGVAGDAVRAAGKVAALLRTATQSAPSSPLNAPISRNRRFAVAKTELSDYRKIHNRFGCSINDVVLAVVTGALRNWLLSRGEPVTASSTVRAMVPMSVYVSADRVGFGDVGDRPAEPAEDDRSEISSFLVDLPVGESNAVVRLSHIAHATEAHANQSRGVTAQTLMRITGFAPASLHAMGARAGSRLSQRVFNLIVTNAPGPQFPLYVGGARMLEMYPVSPLFENQAMSIGLTSYDGFVFFGLNADRGAMPDVDVVTALLHESLEELVDASNESRV
- the hpf gene encoding ribosome hibernation-promoting factor, HPF/YfiA family, producing MTTPSQASVFFDEKPSEEPAKSNADVVVKGRNVEIPDHFRIYVSEKLARLERFDPSIYLFDVELQHERNRRQAKACQRVEITAKGKGPVVRAEACADSFYAALEAVTSKLESRLRRTKDRRKVHYGEKRPVSVAEATAELAEDDTLALDPDTKLDSFEDDQSGPGHIVRTKIHSAAPMSVDDALYEMELVGHDFFLFHDSATDRPSVVYRRHAFDYGLIRLT
- a CDS encoding DUF6912 family protein, encoding MRVYVPATLEFLKVLSADGEFSPVSRTAFAVTPTLREAYSSGDDEELAEVAMGEAARASLRLIAAAVDDEADSGTVAEGVVYRRAVIAADVDDPTLRPDLDDAVVRLKEPLRMDQVASVHVDLEGAESAVAKAAAAVDAADMGDADAEFVLGDAEDHTLAWYAPQELSFLLELL
- a CDS encoding Rv3235 family protein codes for the protein MESNEPPDTPRIFGTSPRPHAEPHCFLSRAAPFEPPLSSTTVHTWDPVAATEPRPVVHRTSVRSNRSRRRTEPVGRPVVPADARSSADRAMRMLIEVIDRRRSADQLSVLFTTPMIDLVRTIVRNPPPGRRLGFAAVHRVHVVYQSDVSAEIFGSYTRGPRMFAFAGRIELAVDPRRPGWTVTSLRVG
- a CDS encoding ferredoxin reductase → MDLKKWLEAPAAGVSAPRRPRLNMVRGAFTRITTPLLPDDYLHLANPLWSARELRGRIVRVEQETATAVTLVIRPGWGFNFDYQPGQYIGIGLHLGGRWHWRSYSLTSPPNWEDKLISITVKAMPEGFLSSHLVGGVPQGTIVRLAAPKGNFALPVPPPNKILFVTAGSGITPIISMLRALDRHGDMPDTVHIHSAPTEDEVMFAAELSALEKSHTDFTSHVQLTRSDGKFALASLDELYPDWRTRDTWACGPAALLEEIEKTWKREGIEDRLHLERFEISRADTSGAGGTVTFSKSDRNIAVDGATSLLEAGESLGVQMPFGCRMGICQTCVVPLTAGHVIDLRSGKEHSEGDRVQTCISAAAGDCTLEL